One region of Carassius carassius chromosome 41, fCarCar2.1, whole genome shotgun sequence genomic DNA includes:
- the LOC132123592 gene encoding sodium-dependent serotonin transporter-like, whose amino-acid sequence MEMKQPMIINREDGGEQEKEQESHKNGRLVADSIVEKGQKSCSGPGQVSNGYSSTSPQSPREGAGAGMDRGSTPEAFRTLVVQQTSLDPPRETWSKKMDFLLSVIGYAVDLGNVWRFPYICYQNGGGAFLLPYLLMAVFGGVPLFYMELALGQFHRSGCISIWKHICPIFKGIGFAICIIALYIAFYYNTIMAWALYYLLSSFRATLPWTTCNNPWNTPNCTHYLSTDLNVSWTDSSISPAEEFYIRQVLQVHLSPGLHQLGWVSWQLALCLLFIFTVVYFSIWKGVKTSGKVVWVTATFPYLVLLILLIRGATLPGAWRGVVFYLKPDWGKLLTTSVWLDAAAQIFFSLGPGFGVLLAYASYNPFHNNCYKDALITSSVNCLTSFLSGFVIFTVLGYMAEMRQQGVETVAKDAGPSLLFIIYAEAIANMPAATFFAIIFFLMIIMLGLDSTFAGLEGVITAMLDEFPHLLARRREWFVLALVCVCYLGALSTLTYGGAFVVKLFEEYATGPAVITVVFLEVIAVSWFYGTTRFCNDVQLMLGFAPGVFWRVCWVAICPCFLLFIIGSFLAFPPEVRLFDYLYPFWTTVLGYCIGLSSFICVPSYMVYHLVTTKGTFKQRLLKSITPEASGSSGPQRDTIVITNAV is encoded by the exons ATGGAGATGAAACAACCAATGATAATAAACCGAGAGGATGGGGGAGAGCAGGAGAAAGAACAGGAGTCACACAAAAACGGAAGGCTGGTTGCGGACAGCATTGTGGAGAAGGGTCAGAAATCCTGCTCCGGGCCAGGGCAGGTCTCCAACGGTTATTCCAGCACATCCCCACAAAGCCCCAGGGAAGGTGCAGGTGCTGGGATGGACAGGGGCAGCACCCCTGAGGCATTCAGGACTCTGGTGGTCCAGCAGACCAGCTTGGATCCACCTAGGGAGACCTGGAGCAAAAAGATGGACTTCTTGTTGTCGGTGATCGGGTATGCAGTGGACCTGGGCAATGTGTGGCGCTTTCCCTACATCTGCTACCAAAACGGAGGGG GTGCCTTTCTTCTGCCGTACCTGCTGATGGCAGTGTTTGGTGGCGTGCCGCTGTTCTACATGGAACTGGCTTTGGGCCAGTTTCACCGCAGCGGGTGTATCTCCATTTGGAAACACATCTGCCCCATCTTCAAGG GTATAGGCTTTGCCATCTGCATCATTGCACTCTACATTGCCTTCTACTACAATACCATAATGGCCTGGGCTCTGTACTACCTCCTGTCTTCCTTTCGTGCCACGCTGCCCTGGACCACCTGCAACAACCCATGGAACACTCCCAACTGCACCCACTACCTGTCCACCGACTTGAATGTCTCCTGGACTGACAGCTCCATCTCTCCGGCTGAAGAGTTCTATAT ACGGCAGGTCTTGCAGGTTCATCTGTCCCCTGGTCTTCATCAGCTGGGCTGGGTGAGTTGGCAGCTAGCCCTCTGTCTGTTGTTCATCTTCACTGTTGTGTACTTCAGCATCTGGAAGGGGGTCAAGACCTCTGGCAAG GTAGTGTGGGTGACGGCTACTTTTCCATACCTAGTGTTGCTGATCCTGTTGATAAGAGGGGCCACCCTGCCCGGAGCATGGAGAGGAGTGGTCTTCTACCTGAAACCCGATTGGGGCAAACTTTTAACCACATCA GTTTGGCTTGATGCAGCTGCACAGATCTTCTTCTCTTTGGGTCCAGGCTTTGGTGTCCTCCTGGCCTATGCGAGCTACAATCCCTTTCATAACAACTGCTACAA AGATGCGTTGATCACAAGCTCAGTGAACTGTTTGACTAGTTTCCTATCAGGCTTTGTGATCTTCACCGTGCTGGGCTACATGGCAGAGATGCGCCAACAAGGTGTGGAGACTGTAGCTAAAGATGCTG GTCCCAGTCTGCTCTTCATCATCTATGCTGAGGCTATTGCCAATATGCCGGCTGCTACGTTCTTCGCCATCATATTCTTCCTCATGATAATTATGCTGGGGCTGGATAGCACG TTTGCAGGTCTGGAAGGGGTAATTACGGCCATGTTGGATGAGTTCCCCCACCTGTTGGCCAGGAGAAGAGAATGGTTTGTGCTCGCCCTTGTGTGCGTCTGTTATTTGGGAGCCCTTTCCACTCTTACCTAC GGAGGTGCGTTTGTTGTTAAACTATTTGAGGAGTATGCCACAGGCCCTGCTGTTATCACCGTAGTCTTCCTCGAGGTCATTGCAGTTTCCTGGTTCTACG GGACGACACGTTTCTGCAACGACGTGCAGCTGATGCTTGGCTTTGCTCCTGGTGTGTTTTGGAGGGTCTGCTGGGTAGCCATCTGTCCCTGCTTCCTATTG TTCATTATTGGGAGTTTCCTGGCATTCCCTCCCGAGGTGAGGCTGTTTGACTACTTGTACCCTTTCTGGACCACAGTTCTCGGCTACTGTATTGGTCTCTCGTCCTTCATCTGTGTGCCTTCTTACATGGTCTATCATCTAGTCACCACCAAAGGGACCTTCAAACAG CGTCTACTAAAGAGCATTACCCCTGAGGCTTCAGGGTCCAGCGGCCCTCAGAGAGACACAATTGTCATCACCAATGCCGTGTGA